A window of Kineococcus sp. NBC_00420 genomic DNA:
ACGTTGAAGGTGTCGAACGGGCGTTCCTCGGTGCCGAGGTGGTCCAGCGCGGCGAGGTGCGCCCGGGCCAGGTCGAGGACGTGGACGTAGTCGCGGATGCAGGAACCGTCCGGTGTCGGGTAGTCGCCGCCGAACACCGTCGGCACCTCGCCCGCGTCGAGGGCGGTGAAGACGATCGGGATGAGGTTCATGACGGCGGAGTCGCCGAGGTCGTCCCAGCCGGCGCCGGCGACGTTGAAGTAGCGCAGGTTCGCCGCGCGCAGCCCCCAGGCGACCCCGGCGGCGCGCGACATCCACTCGCCGACGAGTTTCGTCTGGCCGTAGGGGTTGATCGGCTCGGCCGGTCCGTCCTCGCGCACGACGGCGCTCTGCGGGGCGCCGTAGGTGGCCGCGGAGGAGGAGAAGACGAGTTTTCCCACCCCCGCGGTCTCCATGGCCTGCAGCAGGTTCGCCATGCCGCCGACGTTCTGCGACCAGTAGTGCGCGGGCCGGGCCACGGACTCCCCGACCTGCTTGCGGGCGGCGAAGTGGACGACGGCGTCGACGCCGTGCGTGGCGAACGCGTCCGCGAGCGCCGGGGCGGCGGCGTCGGTGGCGAGGTCGACCTCGACGACGGTCGCGTCGCCGACGCGGGCCGCCCGGCCGTTGGAGAGGTCGTCGACCACGACGACCTGCTCACCGCGCTGTTGCAACAGCCGCACCACGTGGGATCCGATGTAGCCGGCACCGCCCGTCACGAGAACGCTCATGCCAGCGACTGTAGCCAGGTGCGCGCGGGCCCCGGCAGCGCTGTCACCCCGTAGCCTCGGTGGTGTGCTGAGACTGACCAACACCGTTCAGCCCTACGCGTGGGGTTCGACGACGGCGATCCCCCGGTTCCTGGGGGTGGAGCCGGACGGCTCACCGCAGGCGGAGGTGTGGATCGGCGCGCACCCCTCCGCACCCTCCGACGCGGAGGGGGTGGCCCTCGACGAGCGGATCGCGGCGTCCCCCGAGGAGTTCCTCGGCGATTCCG
This region includes:
- the galE gene encoding UDP-glucose 4-epimerase GalE, yielding MSVLVTGGAGYIGSHVVRLLQQRGEQVVVVDDLSNGRAARVGDATVVEVDLATDAAAPALADAFATHGVDAVVHFAARKQVGESVARPAHYWSQNVGGMANLLQAMETAGVGKLVFSSSAATYGAPQSAVVREDGPAEPINPYGQTKLVGEWMSRAAGVAWGLRAANLRYFNVAGAGWDDLGDSAVMNLIPIVFTALDAGEVPTVFGGDYPTPDGSCIRDYVHVLDLARAHLAALDHLGTEERPFDTFNVGSGAGSSVFEVLEVIRRVTGVDVAPDVRERRAGDPPQLVADVSRITSTLGWSTTKDLDDIVGSAWAAWKTNR